In the Agrococcus beijingensis genome, ATCCGTCCGGCACCGGGTACGCGGATGCGTTCGCCCGCTTCGCGTCGGAGCGCTGGGGCGCCGAGGTGGCCGTGCCGCGCACCGCGCTCGTCAGCGACGTGATGATGGGCGCCTTCGAGCTGATCCGGCTGCTGACGCCGCCCGGCGGCTCGGTGATCGTGACGAGCCCGGTCTACCCGCCGTTCCACGCGTTCTCGAAGCACGCGGAGCGGCGCGTGGTCGAGGCGCCGCTGGGCGCCGACCTGCGGCTCGACCTCTCCGCGGTCGAGGAGGCGTGCGCCCGCGTCGGCGGCGGCGGCAGCGGCGGCCCGAACGCCGTGCTGCTGCTCTGCAACCCGCACAACCCGACGGGCACGGTGCACACGCGCGCCGAGCTCGAGGCGCTCGCCCAGGTCACCGCCCGCTACGGGGTGCGGGTGATCTCGGACGAGGTGCACGCGCCGCTCGTGCTCGACGCCGACTTCACCCCCTACTGGACGGTCGACCCGCGCGGCCTGTCGCTCACCAGCGCCTCGAAGGCGTTCAACCTGGCCGGCCTGCGCACGGCGCTGATCGTCGGCGGCGAGGAGACGGGCGAGGATCTCGCGCGCATCGCCGAGGTCGTCAGCCACGGCCCCTCGCACATCGCGTCGATCGCCCACATCGCCGCCTTCGACGACGGCCGCGAGTGGCTCGACGAGGTGCTGGACGGCCTGCGCGCGAACCGCGCGACCCTCGCGCGGGCGCTCGCCGAGCACGCGCCGACGATCCGCTGGCGACCCGGCGAGGCGACCTTCCTCGCCTGGCTCGACTGCCGCGGCACGCGCGTCGCCGAGCCCGGATCGCGCGCCGACCCCGGCTACATCGGCCTCTCGACCGGCCCCGCGAAGGCCTTCCTCGAGCGGGCGCGGGTCGGGCTCAGCGCCGGCGAGGCGTTCGGCACCGGCGGCGAGAACCACGTGCGCTGCAACCTCGGCACCCGGCCCGACGTCATCGAGGAGGCCGTGCGCCGCATGGGCGCGATCGCCTGACCTTCCGGCAGGTCAGTCGGCAGCGGCGAGCAGGTCGACCATGCGCTCCTCGAAGCCCGGCTCGACCTCCATCACCACCCGGTGGCGGGCGCCCTCGCGCTCGGGCCACTCGCCCCAGGCGCCCTCGAGCGTCGTGACGGTGCGGCCGCGCGCCTCGCCGTCGCTGCAGTCGACGTGCACGTCGACGATCGGCGAGAGCGTCGTCCTCACGAGCCCGGTCGCCACCGCGAGCGCCAGCGCGTCGTGGTTGCCGGAGGCGCGCTCGCCCGTGTACTGCTCGTAGTAGGCGAGGTAGAAGTCGAGGATCGCCGACGAGAAGCGCCCCACCGCTCCGCCGGCCGCCAGCCGCGCCCGGTGCGCATCGGTGATGAGCGACGTCATCGTGACGTCGAGGCCCACCATCGTCAGCTCCCACTCGGCGTCGAAGACGACCTGCGCGGCCTCGGGGTCGTGCCAGATGTTCGCCTCGGCCGTCTCGCTGACGTTGCCGGGCGCGAGCGCCGCACCGCCCATGATCGTCACCTGACGGATGCGCTGCGGCAGCGTCGGGTCGGCGTCCAGTGCGTCCGCGAGGTTGGTGAGCGGGCCGACGGCGACGATCTCGAGGCTCCCCGCGTGCTCGTGGCTGAGCCGCAGCATCATCTCGACCGCGGTCTCCGACTGGAGGGTCGGCACGTGTGCCGTGTCCGCGCATCCGCCGAGCCCGTCGTCGCCGTGCACCTGGGGCGAGAAGACCGCGACCTCGCCGTTGCGCGGACCTGCGGCCCCCACGGCGATCGGCACGTCGCCGTGACCCGCCAGCTGCAGCACCTCGGAGGTGTTGCGGGCGCCCTGCGCCACGTCGATGTTGCCCCACACGATCGTGCAGCCGACGAGGTCGATCTCGTTCGACAGCGCGGCGGTGAAGATGGCGAGGGCGTCGTCGATGCCCGTGTCGACGTCGAGCAGCACAGTGGTCACCGGTCGAGCCTACGCGGGCTCGAGCCGCACCGGGCGTGCCTCCCGCGGCCGACGGCGGCCGGGCGGACACTGGTGCGCATGATGCGGATCCCCGATGTGCCGCAGCGCGAGCGCGTGCAGCTGCGCGCTGCGTGGGCCGAGGCGCTGGGCGTGACCGCGACCGTCTTCGACGGCGAAGGGATCACCTGGGTCGCGCGCGACGACCTCGACGTCGCGCTGGTCGTCGAGCTGGGCGCGGCGATGGTGGTCGCCGCGCCGCGCGCGGTGCTGCCGGCGCTCGAGCACCAGCACCGCTTCACGCTGCGGGACGCCGACGCGATCGCCGCGCTGCTGCCGCGGTCGCGGGCGATCGGGTCGTCGCACCTGCTGTTCGCCACCGCGCGGCCCGCCGCGCCCTCGCACCCGGTGGTCGTCGGCGACGACCGCGACCTCGTGAAGGTGCGCGAGGCGGTGAGCCCCGCGGAGTGGGACGAGTCGGGCGTCGAGCCGATGGAGCGCCACTGGGCGGTGCGCGAAGGAGGCGAGCCGGTCGCGATCGCCGGCTACCAGCGCTGGCGCTCGACGATCGCGCACATCGGCGTGGTCGCGACGCCCCTGGCGCGCGGCCGCGGCTGCGCGGCGGCGGCGGCGACCGCGGCCGTGTGCGCGGCCATCGACGCGGGGCTCGTCGCCCAGTGGCGCTGCCGCATCGGCAACGCCGCCTCGCTGCGGCTCGCCGACCGGCTGGGCTTCACCCGCATCGGCGCGCAGTCGGCCGTCGCGCTCGCGCGGTGGAGCTGAAGGCAGAGGCCATTTCTGGCCTCTGCCGCGACCCCAGCGCCGACGCCCGTCCCGGGCGTCGGGCAGGCAGGCTGGCGCCTCAGCTGATGCAGAGGCAGAACGGGTGCCCGGCCGGGTCGAGGAAGACGCGGAACGTCTCGCCCGGCTGGTGCTCGTGCTGCGTCGCGCCCAGCGCGATCACCGCGGCGCCCGCCTCGTCGAGGTCGTCGACGATCACGTCGAGGTGCATCTGCTGCGGATGCTCCTGCGTCGGCCACGCCGGCGCCCGGTAGTCGTCGACCTGCTGGAAGCAGATCATCTGGCCGAAGTCGGCCTTGATCTCGAACCAGTCGCCGCTGTCGTCGGCGCCGGGCTGCACCGGCCAGTCGAGCAGGGCGCCGTAGAAGCGCGCCAGCCCGGCCGCGTCGGGGCAGTCGATGACCAGGGTGGGGAAGCTCGCGATCGCCATGCCGCGACGGTACGCGACGGCACCCGCGCGACGGAACCCCACGCATCCGCCCCTCGAGTGCGGCGCGGGCGCCGGCTCAGAACCCGGTGACGAGCGGGAAGATGGGCAGCGCCTGCTGGTGGTGCGCGTGCACGATCACCAGGAAGACCACCGCGTCGAACAGCAGGTGCACGGTGACGACGTAGAAGAGGTTCTTCGTCCAGGAGAAGATCGCGCCCTGCACCAGCGCGAACGGGATCGTCAGCAGCGGGCCCCACGACTGGTAGCCGAGCTCCCACAGGAACGAGACGAAGATCGCCGCCTGCAGCAGGTTGGCGACCCACGGGCGGAAGTGGCGCATGAGCAGCGTGTAGACGGTGCAGATGAAGAACAGCTCGTCCCACAGGCCCACCGCGTTGACGCCGAGGAACAGCCGGCCGATCATGTCCCAGTCCGCGACCGCGGGCCAGTTGCGGTAGACGCCCGAGGTGAGGAAGTAGAAGGGCAGGATCAGGTAGGCGGCGGCCACGACCACCACGAGGTAGATCCACATGCGGCGCGACCAGCGGCCGCCCTTCCACGGGAACCGCACCGCGTGGTCGCGGTAGATCCAGCGCGAGATCGCGTACGGGATCAGCACCGCGCCGCCCAGCGCGATCGTGAAGCGCAGGATGCCCGCGTTCGAGATGTCGGCGTGCAGCGAGATCATGCTGATCCAGGTGAGCGCGATCGCGATGATCGCGAGGTCCTGGCCGAGCTTGCGCGAGCGGCCCGCGCGGTCGGTGAGGATGCCGCCGATGACGCCCGCCACCATCGGCAGGTAGCCCCAGTCGGTCATCACCCAGAACTGCAGCACCGCGCCCAGCGAGACGAGCGCCGCCGGCACGATCGCGATCGGATGCGTCGCGGTGCCGTCGGCCGCGATGCCGCGGGCGCGGACCTGCTGCGCCCTCGCCAAGATCGTCACACGACCAGCCTAGAGAGGTCTGGCAGGGCATCCGCCGACCGACGGATGCATCGGCCGTCATCCGTGCGGATGATCCGTCTCCGACGGGGGTCGGAAGAACCGCCGGATCGGGCGCCGCGCGACTGCGGGAGTGGCTGGATGGAGGCATGCACACCAACAGGCTCGACGCCCAGCGCCTCACCCACACCTACGGCTCCGGCAGCACCGCGGCCCCCGCCCTCGCCGACGTCTCGCTGACGATCGGCGCCGACGGCCCCGAGGCCGTCGCGATCATGGGGCCGTCGGGCTCCGGCAAGTCGACGCTGCTGCACGTGCTCGCCGGCATCGTCGCGCCTACCGACGGCCGCGTCGTCTGGCGCGGGCAGGATCTCGCCACCATGGGCGACGCCCGGCGCACCCGGCTGCGCCGCAGCGACTTCGGCTTCGTCTTCCAGTCGGGGCAGCTGCTGCCCGAGCTGCCCGCGATCGAGAACGTCGCACTGCCGCTCATGCTCGGCGGCGGCTCGCGCTCGGCGGCCGAGGCGCAGGCCGGCGCCCTGCTGCACCGGCTCGGCCTCGACGGCATGCTCGCCCGCCGGCCGGGCGAGCTCTCGGGCGGCCAGGCGCAGCGCGTCGCCATCGCCCGCGCGCTCGTCGGCCAGCCCGGCCTCGTCTTCGCCGACGAGCCGACCGGCGCGCTCGACCGCGCCACCGGCGACGCGGTGATGGCGCTGCTGATCGGCGCCACCCTCGGCCACGGCGCCTCGCTCGTCGTCGTCACGCACGACGCGGAGATCGCCGCCCTGTGCTCGCGCGTCGTGCGCCTGCAGGACGGCCGGATCGTGAGCGACGAGCGGGCAGCCCCGGAGCCCCCTGCGCAGGCCCCGCACCCGCTCGCGCCCGCGCCCGCGCCCGACGGGCACCCGCACGGTCGGCCGGGCACCGCATCCGCCCCCGCACCGCTGCCCGCGCACCCGTCGTACGGCGCGGCCCGCAGCGAGGCGGCCGTGCCGAACCCCATCGCCCACCGCGAGCAGCAGGCCTGGATCGAGGCGTCGCGATGAGCGCCCTGCGACTGTGGCTGCGGCTCGCCCGCGCCACCGGCCCCCGCGCGACCGACGTGCTCAGCGCGACCGCGTTCGCGTTCGCGACCGCGGCGCTGCTCGCGGTGCTCGGCGGCGTCAACGCCTTCCGGTTGCGGCTCGAGGGGGGCGTGGTCAACGAGAGCACCGGCACCTTCGTGCTGACCCTCGCCTTCGTGGCCGCCGCGCTGCTGCTGCCCGCCGTGTGGACGCTCGCGCAGGCCGCCGTGCGGCTCGCGATCGCCCGCCGCGACGATCGGCTCGCGGCGCTGCGGCTGGCCGGCGCCACCCGCGGCCAGGTGACCGGCTTGGCCGTGCTCGACGCGGTCGCGCAGGCGCTCGCCGGCGTCGTCGTGGGTGCCGCGCTGGCGCTGGCGGTGATCCCGCTGATCGCCCAGATCGAGTTCCAGGGGATCCCCTTCACCACCGCCGAGCTGCTGCCGCCGCTGTGGGTGTGGGCCGCAGCCGCGGGTGCCGTCGTCGTGATCGCGCTCGGCGCCGCCCTCGCATCGCTGCAGCGCGTGCACGTCACGCCGCTCGGCGTCGCGCAGCGCGTGAGCGCCAAGCGGCTGTCGCTCTGGCGCATCGCCGTCTTCGGCGTCGCCGCGCTGGTCTACGTGCTGGTCGTCGTGCTCGACGTGATCCCGGCCGAGACCAGCATCTCGATCGCGCTCGTCTCGGTGGTCGTGCTCGCCTACGCGTTCATCGGGCCGCTGGTGATCCAGGGGATCGCCTGGCTGGTCGCCAAGGGCGCCCGGAGCGCGGCCACGCTGCTCGCCGCCCGACGCGTCGTCGACGACCCGCGCGGCGCGTTCAACATCGTCGGCGCGATGGCGATCGCCGTGATGGCGGGCGGGTTCGCCTCGCTCGCGCCCGCGACGGTCGGCGGTGGCGACCAGATGAGCGACGACATGGCCACCGGTGCCGTGCTGACCATCGCCATCGCCGGCGTGCTGGGCGCCGTGCTCGCGGGCATCGCCCAGTCGGCCAAGGTGCTCGACCAGCGTCGCGAGCACCGGGCCATGCACCGCATGGGCGTCGAGCTGCCGGTGATGCGCGCGGCCATCGTGCGCCAGGTGGCGCTGCCGCTCGTGGTGGGCGTCGGCGGGGCCGCAGCGGCCGCGCTGCTGCTGATCCTGCCGCTGATCGCGCTCTGGATCGCCACGCCCGGCTCGATCATCGCCTGGGCGCTCACCGCCGTCGGCGCCGTGGCGGTCACGCTCGGCGCCACCTCGGCCGCGCTGCCGCTCGTGCGGCGGGTCGCGACGGCGTCGGCGCCCGCCTGACCCTGCCCGGCCGGCCTGCTGGCGCGCCTCAGCGGGCCGGCAGCAGCGGCACCACGTCCTCGGAGAACTGCTCCAGGAAGCGACGCTGGTCGCCGCCCGGCCCGTGGAACACCAGGTGCGTGAATCCCAGGTCGATGTAGTGGGCGATCGCGCCTGCGACCTGGGACGCATCCGCCCCCACGATCCAGCGCTTCGCGACCTGCTCGATGGGCAGCTCGTCGGCGAGGCGCTGCATCTCGATCGGGTCGTGCACCGCGTGCTTCTGCTCCTGCGACAGCGACAGCGCCGCCCAGAAGCGGGTGTTCTCGAGCGCGAGGTCGGCGTCGCGGTCGTACGAGACCTTGATCTCGATCATGCGGTCGACCTCTGCCGAGTCGCGCCCGGCCTTCGCCAGCCCCTCCTCGAGGCTCGCCACGATCGTGTCGCGGTAGTACTCGTCGCCCTTGCCCGAGGTGCAGATGTGGCCGTCGGCGAAGCGGGCCGCGTAGCGGGTCGTGGCGGGCCCGCCGCCGGCGACGGAGATGGGGATGGGCCGCTCGGGCCGGTCGTAGATCGTCGCCCCGTGCGTGCGGTAGAAGTCGCCCTCGAACTCGACGCGGTCCCCGCGCCACAGCTGCTTGATCAGCCGCACTGCCTCGCGCAGGCGCGCGAACCGCTCCTGCAGCTCGGGGTACTCGACGCCGATGATCTGCTCGTTGAGCGCCTCGCCCGTGCCGATGCCCAGGATCAGCCGCCCCGGGTGCACCTGCCCGAGCGTCGCGAACTGCTGCGCCACGACCGCCGGCTGGTAGCGCAGGGTCGGCGTGAGCACGGAGGTGCCGAGCGTGATCGACGAGGTGCGCTCGAGCGCCATGCCGAGCCAGGCGACCGCGTTCGGCGCGTGGCCGCCCTCGTGCCGCCACGGCTGCAGGTGGTCGCTGATGAACGCGCTGTCGAGGCCCACCCGCTCGGCGAGCTGCACGAGCTCGAGCAGCTCCGCCGGGGCGAACTGCTCGGCGCTGGCCTTGTATCCGTACCGCATGGCGCCCAGTCAAGCATCCCCCCGGCCGCTGCGCCGATCCGGCGGCGCCTATACGGGCAGCTCGAGCATCGCCCGGTCGGGGTGGCCGAAGCGGTGCGCGGTGATCGAGACGGACTGCTCGCGCAGGAACGGCAGCAGCTCGATGCGGCCCTCGGTCGTGACCGCTCCGTCGTAGACGGCGACGGCCGCGTTGCCCGCGAGCGCCCCGCGCAGCCGCGCGTCGGTGCCGACGAGGCGGATGCGTCGCACCGGCTCGGTCTCGTGCACGATGCCGAGCGCATCCTCGTCGCGCACCGGCAGCAGCGCCTCGCCGCTCTGGATGCGGCGGTGGAACTGCGCGTCGGTCTCCTCGACGACCTCGTCGATGCGCAGCTGCGGGATCGCCTGCCGCGACAGCCGCACGACGCCCGCGGGCACCTCGACCGCGCTGGAGATGCGCACCGCCGAACGGCTGCGCGCAGCTGCGGCGAGCAGCCGCACCAGGTCGACGACCGTGCCGTCGTCGGCGACGCGGATCAGCACCTCGGCGGGCCGGTAGCGGAAGACGTTGCGCTCGGCGGCGAGCGGCGGCACGGCGAGGCCCGAGACGTCCTTCGACACCCCGAACTCCTCCTCCCACCAGCGCGGGTCGCTGTTCGCCCCCGTGCGCACGCGGTCGAAGGCGAGGAAGTCGAGCGACGGCTGCGCGGCCTCGATGACCGCCGTCACCCGCGGGTCGAGCCCGTGCAGTCGCACCGACTCGCGCGGTCCTCGCTCGATCGGCTCCCAGTCGACGAGCGCCACCAGGGCGTTGGGGCCGCCGGCCTTCGCGCCCGGGCCGACCTGCGAGCGCTTCCAGCCCCCGATCGGCTGGCGGCGCACCACGGCGCCGGTGATGCCGCGGTTCACGAAGAGGCTGCCCGCCTGCACCTCGTCGAGCCAGTGCTCTACCTCGTCGGGGTCGAGGGAGTGGATGCCCGCCGTGAGCCCGAGGTCGGTGGCGTTCTGCACCTCGATCGCCTCCTCGAGGGTGTCGACCTCGATGAGCGAGAGGTGCGGGCCGAAGAGCTCGGTCAGGTGCGTCGCGGTGCCCGGGAGGACGGCGTCGCGGATGCCGGGCGACCAGAGCCGACCCGACGCATCCAGCGCCTTGGGCTCGAGCAGCCACTCCTCGCCGTCCTCGAGCGTGGTGAGGGCGCGCAGCAGCGCGCCGCGCGCCGGCTCGATGAGCGGGCCGATGTGCGTGCGGGCGTCGAGCGGCGAACCGACCCGCAGCGAGCTCGCCGCGTCGGCCAGCTGCCGGCGGAAGCGCTCGGAGTCGCCGACCGTGCCCACGAGGATCGCCACCGATGCGGCCGAGCACTGCTGCCCCGCGTGCAGGAACGCGCTGCGCACGATGTCGGCTGCGGCGAGCTCGAGGTCGGCGGAGGGCGTGACGACGATCGCGTTCTTGCCGCCCGTCCCGCCCAGCAGCGGCAGATCGTCGCGCCAGGTGCTGAACATCTCGGCCGTCTCGCTCGAGCCCGTGAGGATCACCCTGCCGACGGCGGGGTGGGCGATCAGCTGCTGCGCGACCGGCCCCTCGTCGACGTCGCAGAGCACGAGCACGTCGCGCGGCACGCCCGCCTCCCACAGCGCCTCGCACAGCACGGCGGCCGAGCGGCGCGCCCGCGGTGCGGGCTTCAGGATCACGGCCGAGCCGGTCGCGAGCGCCGCGGTGACGCCGCTGCAGGCGATGGCGACGGGGGCGCTCCAGGGCGGCGCGACCACGGTCAGGTGCACCGGTCGCGGGGTGGCGTCGGGCACCTGCTCGAGCAGGATCGCCTGATCGGCGTGGAGCCGGGCGAAGTCGATCGCCTGCGACACCTCGCCGTCGCCCTCGGCGAGCGTCATGCCGGTCTCGGCCAGCATGATCTCGACCAGCCGGCCGCGGTAGACGCCGAGCGCCTCGGCGGCATCGCGCAGCACCGAGGCCCGGTGCTCGGCACCCAGCTCGGCCCACGGAGCGCCGGCCTGGGCCGCGCGGTCGATGCGGCGCTCGAGGGTCGGCCAGTCGTCGATGCGGTTCATCTCGAGCGTGCGCAGCCCCAGCTGCGTCGCGGCGGCGCGCTGCACGATCTGGCGCGCCCAGTCGCGGTTGGCGGGCAGCGACGGGTCGGTGTCGGGCTCGTCGGCGAAGCCGGTCGGATGCGTCACGGAGTCGGCGAGGTCGCCCAGCCGGTTCTGGGTGCGGTTCGGGCGCTGCTCGCCGGCGGCGTCCTCCTCGGCGAGCCGCGCGATCGACGCCAGGAAGCGGTCGCGCTCCCGCTGGAACACGGCCGGGTCGGCCATGTCGGACAGGCTCGACATGAAGTTCTCGCCGGCCGCGTTCTCCTCGAGCCGGCGGATCAGGTAGCCGACCGCGGCGTCGAACTGGTCGGGCTTCACGACCGGCGCGGCGAGCACCAGGTGGGGGAAGACCTCGCGCACGGCGTCGCGGTGCTCGGCGGCCATGCCCAGCAGCATCTCGGCGTCGACCCGCTGGTGGGTGCCGTGGTCGCGAGCGAGCTCGGCGGCGTAGGCGAGGTCGAAGAGGTTGTGGCTGGCGACGCCCAGCCGCACGGCGAAGGCGTTCTCGGGCAGCAGCGCCTCGCGCAGCACGCGCTTGAAGCTGGCGTCGCTCGACGCCTTCGAGGCGGCGGTGGCGAGCGGCCAGCCGTGGATGGCCGCGTCGACCCGCTCCATCGCCAGGTTCGCGCCCTTCATGAGTCGCACCTTGATGCCGGCGCCGCCTTCGGCGCGGCGGTCCTTCGCGAACGCGGCCAGGCGGCGGTAGGCGGCGAGGGCGTCGGGCAGGTAGGCCTGCAGCGCGATGCCCGCCTCGAGCTTCGCGAGCTCGGGGCGCACGAGCAGGCGCTCGAAGACCGCGATGGTCAGGTCGAGGTGGCGGTACTCCTCCGTGTCGAGGGTGATGAGCTTCGGCGGGTTCGACTCCGCCGCGAGCCGGTAGAGCGGCAGCAGCCGGTCGACGACCTGGTCGACCGTCTCGTCGAAGGCCCACAGCTGCAGCTGCGGCGCGATCGACGACACCGTGATCGAGACGGAGCCGACGTCGTCGCGCTTGAGCAGCGCCACGATGCCCTCGAGGCGGCTGGCGGCCTCCTCGTCGCCGAGCACGGCCTCGCCGAGCAGGGTGAGGTCGACGCGCGTGCCGTCCTCGCGCAGCCTGGCGAGCGGCTTCGCGAGGCGGTTGGGCGACGCGTCGATGACGAGGTGGCCGAACATGTCGCGCATGGCGCGCTTCACGACCGGGATCACGAGCTTCGGCGCCACGAGGCCGAGGCCGCCGCCCGCGCTGAGGCCGAGCTTCAGGTACCAGTCGAGGAAGCCGGGCATCTCGCGGCTGAGCGTCTCGACGTTGCGCGCGCTGACCTTGGGATCCTCGGGCCGGATCACCTTGTCGACGAAGCCGACGGCGAAGTCGAGCCCCCTCGGATCCTGCAGCAGCCCGGCGAGCCGCTCGGCCGATTTCTCCTGCTTCGCCTCGCTCGGGCGGGCGAGCCAGCTGCGCACCCGCTCGATGGCGGCGAGGGCGTGCGGGTCGTCGGTGTCGGGCTCGGTGAGCACGACGGGCGCGACGGGCACCGGTGCGGCCGCTTCGGCCGCGACCGCGATCGGGTTGGGCACCGCCGTGGCGGTCGGGGCGGCGGATGCGCTGGGTCGCTCGGGCGCATCGGGCACGGCCGGCGCGGCCGGGGCGGCGGGCGCCGACGCGGTCGGCGCTGCCGGCGCGGGCGGTGCGCCGGGGGCAGGGGGTGCACCCGGAGCCGGCGGTGCGCCCGGAGCAGGCGGTGCGCCCGGAGCAGGCGTCTCGGGCATGCGCCACGGCTCGGGCGTTCTGGCGGGCAGCCAGTCGGGTGCGGGGGCCGGCGCCGGTGTCGGTGCGGGAGCCGGCTGGGGACGCGGCTCGGGCTCGGGCACCGGCCGCGGGTCGGGACGCGGCTCTGGCTCAGGCATCGGCCGGGGGTCAGGCCTCGGCTCGGGTGTCGGCTCGGGCTCGGGAGCCGGCGGCAGCTGCGGCGGCTCCGGCGCGGGCGGCGCCTCGGGCTCCGGCGCGGGCGGCGCCTCGGGCTCCGGCTGCGGTGCGCGCTCGGGCACCGCAGGCAGCGGGGCGTCCGGCTCGGGCGCGGCAGCGGCCGGCGCGTCCAAGCGTGCCTGCCGGGCTCGACGCTCCTCCTCGGCACGGGCGGCGACACGGGCCGAGACGGCGGCGGCGAGCCCGCCGATGCGCGGCTGATCCTGCTCAGGCAGCAGCGGCTCGACGGCGGGCGCNAGCGGGGCGTCCGGCTCGGGCGCGGCAGCGGCCGGCGCGTCCAAGCGTGCCTGCCGGGCTCGACGCTCCTCCTCGGCACGGGCGGCGACACGGGCCGAGACGGCGGCGGCGAGCCCGCCGATGCGCGGCTGATCCTGCTCAGGCAGCAGCGGCTCGACGGCGGGCGCGGGCTGCGCGCGATCGGCCTCGGCGGCATCCGTGGCGGCGTCGACGTCGTGCTCGTCGAGCACCTCCGGCTCGACCTCCGGCACCACCGCGAACGGGTCGCCCTGCGGTCGAGCCAGGAACGGATCGTCGGCCGGCTCTTCGGCATCGACCGGCTCGGGCTCGGGCGCGACCCGCGGCTCGGGCGCGACCTCCCGCGCCGGCACATCCGCCGGCACGGCACGGTGCGCCGCCGCGGCCGCGGCGAGCTCCGCCTGCAGCTCAGCGACGTCGAGCTGCACGGTCGGCACCTCGGCGATCTCCTGCGTCAGCGACCAGCCCGCCGCCGACGGCTCGTCGGCCGACCGGGCGACCGGCGGCAGCTCGACGGGCACGTACGGGTTGATCGCGGCCGCGAACGTGGCGTCGTCGACCTCGAAGGCGGGGCCGCTGTCGAGCGTCGCGACCAGCCGGGCGACCGGCTCGTCGTCGTCATCGGCGACCTGCTCGTCGACGATCTCGACCTGCTCCTCATCGACCTCGGCGAGCGGCGTCGCCGGTGCGCGATCGGCGTCGGCTCGCTGGATGCCCTCGGCGATCAGGGCGTCGAAGTCGTCTTCCCTGGACAGCTCGGTCATGCCGCATATCGTATGGGGAGGAGCCCTGACGCCCCTTCGCCACCACCGCGACCCGGCCTCTGGACCCGTCGCAACGCATCCCTCGTCGAGGAGGAACCGCATGCCGCACGTCGCCATCATCGGCGGGGGCCACAACGGGCTCACCGCCGCCGCGTACCTCGCCCGCGCGGGCGTGACCGTCACCGTGCTCGAACGGCTGCCGCACGTCGGCGGCGCGGCGGTCTCGGCGCAGGCCTTCGACGGGCTCGACGCGCGGCTGTCGCGCTACAGCTATCTGGTGAGCCTGCTGCCCGAGCAGATCATCCGCGACCTGGGGCTCGACGTGCGGCTCGCGCGCCGCCGCTACTCGTCGTACACGCCCGAGCCCGGCACCGATCGCG is a window encoding:
- a CDS encoding nucleoside hydrolase, with amino-acid sequence MTTVLLDVDTGIDDALAIFTAALSNEIDLVGCTIVWGNIDVAQGARNTSEVLQLAGHGDVPIAVGAAGPRNGEVAVFSPQVHGDDGLGGCADTAHVPTLQSETAVEMMLRLSHEHAGSLEIVAVGPLTNLADALDADPTLPQRIRQVTIMGGAALAPGNVSETAEANIWHDPEAAQVVFDAEWELTMVGLDVTMTSLITDAHRARLAAGGAVGRFSSAILDFYLAYYEQYTGERASGNHDALALAVATGLVRTTLSPIVDVHVDCSDGEARGRTVTTLEGAWGEWPEREGARHRVVMEVEPGFEERMVDLLAAAD
- a CDS encoding type II CAAX prenyl endopeptidase Rce1 family protein, producing the protein MAADGTATHPIAIVPAALVSLGAVLQFWVMTDWGYLPMVAGVIGGILTDRAGRSRKLGQDLAIIAIALTWISMISLHADISNAGILRFTIALGGAVLIPYAISRWIYRDHAVRFPWKGGRWSRRMWIYLVVVVAAAYLILPFYFLTSGVYRNWPAVADWDMIGRLFLGVNAVGLWDELFFICTVYTLLMRHFRPWVANLLQAAIFVSFLWELGYQSWGPLLTIPFALVQGAIFSWTKNLFYVVTVHLLFDAVVFLVIVHAHHQQALPIFPLVTGF
- a CDS encoding VOC family protein, with protein sequence MAIASFPTLVIDCPDAAGLARFYGALLDWPVQPGADDSGDWFEIKADFGQMICFQQVDDYRAPAWPTQEHPQQMHLDVIVDDLDEAGAAVIALGATQHEHQPGETFRVFLDPAGHPFCLCIS
- a CDS encoding MalY/PatB family protein, with amino-acid sequence MSDNPFERVPLADLRERTSIKWRFFEPDVLPMWVAEMDLLPAEAVTRAVHDAMLRGDTGYPSGTGYADAFARFASERWGAEVAVPRTALVSDVMMGAFELIRLLTPPGGSVIVTSPVYPPFHAFSKHAERRVVEAPLGADLRLDLSAVEEACARVGGGGSGGPNAVLLLCNPHNPTGTVHTRAELEALAQVTARYGVRVISDEVHAPLVLDADFTPYWTVDPRGLSLTSASKAFNLAGLRTALIVGGEETGEDLARIAEVVSHGPSHIASIAHIAAFDDGREWLDEVLDGLRANRATLARALAEHAPTIRWRPGEATFLAWLDCRGTRVAEPGSRADPGYIGLSTGPAKAFLERARVGLSAGEAFGTGGENHVRCNLGTRPDVIEEAVRRMGAIA
- a CDS encoding GNAT family N-acetyltransferase — its product is MMRIPDVPQRERVQLRAAWAEALGVTATVFDGEGITWVARDDLDVALVVELGAAMVVAAPRAVLPALEHQHRFTLRDADAIAALLPRSRAIGSSHLLFATARPAAPSHPVVVGDDRDLVKVREAVSPAEWDESGVEPMERHWAVREGGEPVAIAGYQRWRSTIAHIGVVATPLARGRGCAAAAATAAVCAAIDAGLVAQWRCRIGNAASLRLADRLGFTRIGAQSAVALARWS
- the fgd gene encoding glucose-6-phosphate dehydrogenase (coenzyme-F420) codes for the protein MRYGYKASAEQFAPAELLELVQLAERVGLDSAFISDHLQPWRHEGGHAPNAVAWLGMALERTSSITLGTSVLTPTLRYQPAVVAQQFATLGQVHPGRLILGIGTGEALNEQIIGVEYPELQERFARLREAVRLIKQLWRGDRVEFEGDFYRTHGATIYDRPERPIPISVAGGGPATTRYAARFADGHICTSGKGDEYYRDTIVASLEEGLAKAGRDSAEVDRMIEIKVSYDRDADLALENTRFWAALSLSQEQKHAVHDPIEMQRLADELPIEQVAKRWIVGADASQVAGAIAHYIDLGFTHLVFHGPGGDQRRFLEQFSEDVVPLLPAR
- a CDS encoding ABC transporter ATP-binding protein; its protein translation is MHTNRLDAQRLTHTYGSGSTAAPALADVSLTIGADGPEAVAIMGPSGSGKSTLLHVLAGIVAPTDGRVVWRGQDLATMGDARRTRLRRSDFGFVFQSGQLLPELPAIENVALPLMLGGGSRSAAEAQAGALLHRLGLDGMLARRPGELSGGQAQRVAIARALVGQPGLVFADEPTGALDRATGDAVMALLIGATLGHGASLVVVTHDAEIAALCSRVVRLQDGRIVSDERAAPEPPAQAPHPLAPAPAPDGHPHGRPGTASAPAPLPAHPSYGAARSEAAVPNPIAHREQQAWIEASR
- a CDS encoding FtsX-like permease family protein; protein product: MSALRLWLRLARATGPRATDVLSATAFAFATAALLAVLGGVNAFRLRLEGGVVNESTGTFVLTLAFVAAALLLPAVWTLAQAAVRLAIARRDDRLAALRLAGATRGQVTGLAVLDAVAQALAGVVVGAALALAVIPLIAQIEFQGIPFTTAELLPPLWVWAAAAGAVVVIALGAALASLQRVHVTPLGVAQRVSAKRLSLWRIAVFGVAALVYVLVVVLDVIPAETSISIALVSVVVLAYAFIGPLVIQGIAWLVAKGARSAATLLAARRVVDDPRGAFNIVGAMAIAVMAGGFASLAPATVGGGDQMSDDMATGAVLTIAIAGVLGAVLAGIAQSAKVLDQRREHRAMHRMGVELPVMRAAIVRQVALPLVVGVGGAAAAALLLILPLIALWIATPGSIIAWALTAVGAVAVTLGATSAALPLVRRVATASAPA